Proteins encoded in a region of the Peromyscus maniculatus bairdii isolate BWxNUB_F1_BW_parent chromosome 15, HU_Pman_BW_mat_3.1, whole genome shotgun sequence genome:
- the Gcnt4 gene encoding beta-1,3-galactosyl-O-glycosyl-glycoprotein beta-1,6-N-acetylglucosaminyltransferase 4, with amino-acid sequence MKTFRCCCKYTLQQKIFVLFLTLWLLSLLKLLNVDRLLFPQRDIYLVEYSLSTSPFVRNRFPPIKDEVRYEVNCSGIYEQEPLEIGKSLEIRRQNIIDLEDGDVVAMTSDCDIYQTLRRYHEKLVSREEESFPIAYSLVVHKDAIMVERLIHAIYNQHNLYCIHYDLKAPNEFKVAMNNLAKCFSNIFIASKLEAVEYAHISRLQADLNCLSDLLKSSVQWKYVINLCGQDFPLKSNFELVSELKKLQGQNMLETVKPPTGKMERFTYHHELRPVPYEYMKLPVRTNISKEAPPHNIEVFVGSAYFVLSQAFVKYIFNSSLVEDFFAWSKDTYSPDEHFWATLTRIPGIPGEISRSAQDVSDLQSKTRLVKWNYYEGYFYPNCTGSHLRSVCIYGAAELRWLIKEGHWFANKFDSKVDPVLVKCLAETLEEQQRKSITLSSEKFITDRNPSHTLS; translated from the coding sequence ATGAAGACATTCAGATGTTGCTGTAAATACACACTCCAGCAGAAGATCTTCGTCCTCTTCTTAACGCTGTGGCTGCTCTCCTTGTTAAAGCTTCTAAATGTGGACCGGCTCCTCTTCCCTCAAAGAGACATTTACTTAGTTGAATATTCCCTAAGTACCTCCCCTTTTGTGAGAAACAGGTTCCCACCTATCAAGGATGAAGTCAGGTATGAAGTTAACTGCTCAGGGATCTATGAACAGGAGCCTTTGGAAATCGGCAAGAGCCTGGAAATCAGAAGGCAGAACATCATCGACTTGGAGGACGGCGATGTTGTGGCCATGACAAGTGACTGTGATATTTATCAGACCCTGAGACGGTACCATGAAAAACTCGTTTCGAGAGAGGAGGAGAGCTTCCCAATAGCCTACTCACTGGTCGTCCACAAAGACGCAATTATGGTTGAAAGGCTAATTCATGCAATTTACAACCAGCACAATCTTTACTGTATCCATTATGACCTTAAGGCACCGAACGAGTTCAAAGTTGCCATGAACAACTTAGCGAAGTGCTTCTCCAATATTTTCATCGCTTCCAAATTGGAAGCTGTGGAGTACGCCCACATTTCCAGGCTCCAGGCTGATTTGAATTGCCTTTCAGACCTTCTCAAGTCTTCAGTTCAGTGGAAATACGTCATCAACCTATGTGGGCAAGACTTTCCCCTGAAGTCAAATTTCGAATTAGTGTCAGAGCTGAAGAAACTCCAAGGGCAGAATATGTTAGAGACAGTGAAACCTCCTACTGGTAAAATGGAAAGGTTTACTTATCATCACGAGCTCAGACCGGTGCCTTATGAATATATGAAGCTTCCGGTGAGGACAAACATCTCCAAGGAGGCGCCTCCTCATAACATTGAGGTGTTTGTAGGCAGTGCCTATTTTGTTTTAAGTCAAgcatttgttaaatatattttcaacagCTCCCTCGTTGAAGACTTTTTTGCTTGGTCTAAAGATACATACTCTCCTGATGAGCACTTTTGGGCTACCTTAACCCGGATACCAGGAATACCTGGAGAAATTTCCAGATCAGCCCAGGATGTATCCGACCTACAAAGTAAGACCCGTCTGGTCAAATGGAATTACTATGAAGGCTATTTTTACCCCAATTGCACTGGATCACACCTTCGAAGTGTGTGTATCTACGGCGCTGCAGAATTACGGTGGCTTATAAAGGAAGGACATTGGTTTGCTAATAAATTTGATTCTAAAGTGGACCCTGTCTTGGTTAAATGTCTAGCAGAAACGCTTGAAGAACAACAGAGAAAGTCGATCACTTTGTCTTCAGAAAAGTTCATTACAGATAGAAATCCCAGTCACACGTTATCATAA